Sequence from the Clostridium saccharobutylicum DSM 13864 genome:
ATAGTTGGTTATAATTTAAAACTGTTGATATAGTTGTTGATAAACTGTACATAATATTAATAAAAAATTTTTTTATTATATATAAATTGGAGGAATAAAAATGGATGCCGATCTTAAAACTTTATGGGCAAAAACCCTAGACATAATAAAAAGTGAGCTAAGTGAAGTTAGCTTTAATACTTGGATTAAAAGTTGTGAGCCTATATCTATATCTTCTAACACTATAAAGATAAGCGTTCCTAATTCCTTTACTCAAGATATTTTAGATAAACGATATAAAGATTTAGTCGCCAATTCAATAAAAGCAGTATGCTCAAAATTATATACAATTGAATTTATTATAGTTTCTGACATTTATGATAAAGTAGACGAAACTAAAGATGCTTCATCAAAACAATCAAAATCAATTGTAGTTAATGATGAAATGTCTTCAACATTAAATCCTAAATATACATTTAATTCTTTTGTTATAGGTAATAGCAATCGATTTGCTCATGCTGCTTCACTAGCAGTTGCTGAATCCCCTGCTAAAGCTTATAATCCATTATTTATATATGGTGGAGTTGGGCTTGGAAAAACTCACTTAATGCACGCTATAGGCCATTATATTTTAGACGGTAATCCTAGTGCAAAAGTAGTCTATGTTTCATCTGAAAAATTTACCAACGAATTAATAAATGCTATTAAAGATGATAAAAATGAAGAGTTTAGAAATAAATATAGAAACGTAGATATTTTGCTTATAGATGATATCCAATTTATAGCTGGCAAAGAGCGTACACAAGAGGAATTTTTTCATACCTTTAACGCATTGCATGACGCAAATAAGCAAATCATACTATCGTCAGATAGACCACCAAAAGAAATTCCAACATTAGAAGACAGATTGCGTTCAAGGTTTGAATGGGGTCTTATTGCTGATATTCAAGTTCCAGATTTTGAAACTAGAATGGCTATTCTAAAAAAGAAAGCAGATGTTGAAAACTTAAATGTTGCAAACGAAGTTATGGGATACATAGCAACAAAAATAAAATCTAACATAAGAGAACTTGAAGGAGCATTAATAAGAATAATTGCATACTCTTCTTTAACTAATAGAGAAGTTACTGTAGATTTAGCTACTGAAGCATTAAAAGATATCATATCTAAAAAACAAGGAAAACATGTAACTATCGATATTATACAAGATATAGTTTCTAGTTACTTTAATTTGCGCGTAGAAGACTTAAAGTCTCAAAGAAGAACAAGGAATGTTGCTTATCCAAGACAAATAGCCATGTATTTAAGTAGAAAATTAACAGATATGTCTCTGCCTAAAATCGGAGAAGAATTTGGCGGAAGAGACCATACTACTGTAATACATGCTTATGAAAAAATATCTGAAAACTTAAAAACTGATGATTCATTACAACATACTGTTAATGACATTACTAAGAAATTAACTCAAAATTAATCCACAGATTGTATATAATAACTAATGAACAACTTGTGGATATTCTATTTATAGTTTTAATATGTTGATAGTTGTGGATAATATGTTTAATTCGTTACTTACTTATCCACAATATTTTTGCACTTAATTCCGTTGATATTACTTGGCTAAAGGTAGTTATCAACAAATTAACAGCCCCTACTACTATTATTACTATAAAAAATATATATCTATTTCTATATTTGTCTCTAAATTCATGTGAATAAATAAGGAGGATTTTATAATGATTTTTACATGTGAAAAACAAAAAATACTAGAAGGTATATCTATAGTTCAAAAGGCTATAACTGGAAAATCAACTATGCCTATATTAGAAGGTATATACATAAATACAAATCAATCATCATTAACACTTATAGGTTCAGACATGGATGTAAGTATACAAACATGTGTTGATGCAACTATTATAGAAGAAGGCAGTATCGTTATTGATGCAAAAATCTTTGGAGAAATCATTAGAAAGTTACCTAATTCAACTATAAAAATAGAAACTATGGAGAATCAAGTAATTAAAATAACTTGCGAAAAATCAATGTTTGATGTAGTTTACATGAACACTAATGAATTTCCTGAACTACCTGAGATTAATGAAAATTTAAAAATATCAGTTAATCAGAATATACTTAAAAACATGATAAAAGGAACATCTTTTGCCATTGCTCAGGACGAAACAAGACCAATACTTCAAGGGATATTATTTGAAGTTAAAAATAAAAATTTAAATTTAGTTGCTCTTGATGGATATAGATTAGCTGTTAAGAGTGAATTTCTAGATAGTGATATGGATGTTGAAGTTGTAATACCAGGAAAAACATTAAACGAAGTATCAAAAATACTTGAAGATGTGGATGATATTGTGGATATTACTTTCACAAATAATCATATATTATTTAATTTAGAGAAAACTAAAATAATATCAAGATTATTGGAAGGTAAGTTTATAAATTATAATTCACTATTACCTCAAGAACATAAGTTATTAGTTAATGTTAATAGACAACAATTGCAAAATGCTATAGAAAGAGCATCTTTAATGGCTAAGGATGGGAATACTAATCTAATAAAATTAGAAACGCAACAAGATAATTTAATTATTACATCTAATTCTCAATTGGGAAAAGTTAGGGAAGAAATTCTTATGAAATTGCAAGGAGACGAAATACAAATTGCATTTAATTCTAGGTATCTATTAGATGTATTAAAGAATATGGAAAGTGATGAAGTAATTATGAAAATGACTTCTAGTATAAGTCCATGTGTAATAGAAGAAAAAGATAATGAAAATGCAAAATATTTGGTATTACCAGTTAGACTAATGAGATAAGGAGGATAAATATTTTATTAATATTTATGCAAAAAAATGAATAAAATAAAAATTAACACTGAAATAATAAAATTAGACGCCTTTTTAAAATGGGCAGCTATTGTAAGCTCTGGTTCAGAAGCAAAATTATATATACAAGATGGATTGGTAAAAGTTAATAATGAAATTTGCACTCAAAGAGGAAAAAAATTAAAAATTGGAGATGTTGTAAGTTTCGAAGATTCGGATTTTGAAATAATATAAGATAGTTAATCATAAATAATAAACTCTTATTTTATTATTATGATATAATTGTTATAGGTGTATTTTTTATGTATGTTAAAAATATAATGTTAGTTAATTATAGAAATTATGAAAATTTGCAAATAGAGTTAAACAAAAATGTTAATGTCTTTATTGGAGATAATGCTCAAGGAAAGACAAATGTTTTAGAAGCAATTTATTATGGCGCATTTGCGAAGTCACATAGAACTTCAAAAGATAAAGAGTTAATAAATTGGAAAAATGACAAAGCATACATTAGTTTGCTCATTGGAAAAAGTAGATTAGATAAAAAAATCGATATAAATATATTAAGAGATGGCAAAAAGGCTATTAAAGTAAACTCTGTTAAAGTAAATAAGATAGGTGAATTATTTGGAACATTTAATGTTGTTATGTTTTCACCAGAAGATTTAAAAGTTATAAAAGAGGCTCCTAATTTAAGACGAAAAGTTTTAGATATGGAGCTATCTCAAATAAATAAGAAATATTATTTCAACTTAGTTCAATATAATAAGATTTTAAATGAAAGAA
This genomic interval carries:
- the dnaA gene encoding chromosomal replication initiator protein DnaA; the encoded protein is MDADLKTLWAKTLDIIKSELSEVSFNTWIKSCEPISISSNTIKISVPNSFTQDILDKRYKDLVANSIKAVCSKLYTIEFIIVSDIYDKVDETKDASSKQSKSIVVNDEMSSTLNPKYTFNSFVIGNSNRFAHAASLAVAESPAKAYNPLFIYGGVGLGKTHLMHAIGHYILDGNPSAKVVYVSSEKFTNELINAIKDDKNEEFRNKYRNVDILLIDDIQFIAGKERTQEEFFHTFNALHDANKQIILSSDRPPKEIPTLEDRLRSRFEWGLIADIQVPDFETRMAILKKKADVENLNVANEVMGYIATKIKSNIRELEGALIRIIAYSSLTNREVTVDLATEALKDIISKKQGKHVTIDIIQDIVSSYFNLRVEDLKSQRRTRNVAYPRQIAMYLSRKLTDMSLPKIGEEFGGRDHTTVIHAYEKISENLKTDDSLQHTVNDITKKLTQN
- the dnaN gene encoding DNA polymerase III subunit beta, encoding MIFTCEKQKILEGISIVQKAITGKSTMPILEGIYINTNQSSLTLIGSDMDVSIQTCVDATIIEEGSIVIDAKIFGEIIRKLPNSTIKIETMENQVIKITCEKSMFDVVYMNTNEFPELPEINENLKISVNQNILKNMIKGTSFAIAQDETRPILQGILFEVKNKNLNLVALDGYRLAVKSEFLDSDMDVEVVIPGKTLNEVSKILEDVDDIVDITFTNNHILFNLEKTKIISRLLEGKFINYNSLLPQEHKLLVNVNRQQLQNAIERASLMAKDGNTNLIKLETQQDNLIITSNSQLGKVREEILMKLQGDEIQIAFNSRYLLDVLKNMESDEVIMKMTSSISPCVIEEKDNENAKYLVLPVRLMR
- the yaaA gene encoding S4 domain-containing protein YaaA: MNKIKINTEIIKLDAFLKWAAIVSSGSEAKLYIQDGLVKVNNEICTQRGKKLKIGDVVSFEDSDFEII